One genomic region from Haloarcula taiwanensis encodes:
- a CDS encoding universal stress protein: MYDHILIAVDGSDESVAAARRGLELAMDFDATVEAVYVLNQRARRLTRTDPESARLRDHGESVLAEIESLAADIGQPVTTELLAGKPSVQIDTRARDTDAGLIVLGRQGITGLGKRLLGGVTEQVLHRSAVPVLVVSNGPQPDDFDYSRLLLPTDGSENAKAATEHAAEVAGRYDATVHVLNVVDIQAAGGAFNAGGLDQTFLERLDENGRDAVAATADEIGQFAPDVSVATAVERTDSLNGVADGIREYVSDQDIDLVVMASHGRSNLKRQLLGSVTSRLVRTTDVPVLVTPRST, from the coding sequence ATGTACGACCACATTCTCATTGCTGTCGATGGGAGCGACGAATCCGTCGCCGCCGCACGGCGTGGCCTCGAACTGGCGATGGACTTTGACGCGACTGTCGAGGCGGTGTATGTCCTCAATCAACGAGCGCGCAGGCTTACGCGAACGGACCCCGAGAGCGCCCGTCTCCGAGACCACGGCGAGTCGGTCCTCGCGGAAATCGAGTCACTCGCAGCCGATATCGGCCAGCCGGTCACGACAGAACTGCTGGCGGGAAAACCGAGCGTGCAGATAGACACGCGCGCTCGTGATACTGATGCCGGACTCATCGTTCTTGGCCGACAGGGGATAACTGGCCTCGGGAAGCGACTCCTCGGTGGCGTCACTGAACAGGTCTTACACCGGTCCGCGGTGCCTGTCCTCGTCGTTTCAAACGGGCCACAGCCGGACGACTTCGATTACTCCCGGCTACTGCTGCCGACTGATGGCAGCGAGAACGCTAAGGCGGCGACGGAACACGCTGCGGAGGTTGCGGGCCGGTACGACGCGACGGTACACGTGCTCAACGTCGTTGATATCCAGGCCGCCGGCGGCGCGTTCAACGCTGGCGGGCTGGATCAGACGTTCCTCGAACGACTCGACGAGAACGGACGTGACGCCGTTGCAGCAACCGCCGACGAAATCGGACAGTTCGCCCCAGATGTATCGGTTGCAACCGCGGTGGAACGAACGGACTCCCTCAACGGCGTCGCCGACGGCATCCGCGAGTACGTCTCGGACCAAGATATCGACCTCGTCGTGATGGCATCACACGGCCGCTCGAACCTGAAACGCCAGTTGCTCGGTAGCGTCACATCGCGACTTGTCAGAACTACCGATGTCCCCGTACTTGTGACACCCCGTTCGACCTGA
- a CDS encoding alpha/beta hydrolase, translated as MQQAQSTDEIDVEFERYGDGQPLILLHGGMAPTEYWEPVIPAFEGYSAVVPQRPGFGTCLDSPAETSADEVLAREGRYVRALTDAVDGDPILFGHSYGALTAIEAAAALSVEAVIAYEPAVLPAEYRADADLADQMASLIRDGAREEAVKRYIEHVLHPDGIDDLDAWLADWPVWPDCVDLAEEVVRMNRSVEQYQLPDRLNVDAPTLVLAGTDGPDFLRQSARSVHEALPRSRFVEFEGVSHSGPAEAPALIAAEVDTFLQN; from the coding sequence ATGCAGCAAGCACAATCCACAGACGAGATCGATGTCGAATTCGAGCGTTACGGCGACGGCCAGCCACTCATTCTCTTACACGGCGGGATGGCCCCCACCGAGTACTGGGAACCGGTCATACCGGCGTTCGAAGGCTACAGCGCTGTCGTCCCCCAGCGACCGGGGTTCGGGACCTGTCTCGACTCTCCCGCAGAAACGAGCGCCGACGAGGTACTGGCTCGCGAGGGCAGGTACGTCCGGGCACTTACCGATGCCGTCGACGGAGACCCAATCTTGTTCGGCCACTCCTACGGCGCGCTCACCGCTATCGAGGCCGCGGCGGCTCTGTCGGTCGAGGCAGTCATCGCGTACGAACCGGCAGTACTTCCCGCTGAGTACCGGGCCGATGCCGACCTCGCCGACCAGATGGCGTCGCTCATACGGGACGGGGCGCGCGAGGAGGCGGTGAAACGCTACATCGAACATGTCCTCCACCCCGACGGCATCGACGACCTCGACGCCTGGCTAGCGGACTGGCCGGTCTGGCCTGACTGTGTGGACCTTGCCGAGGAGGTCGTTCGGATGAACCGGTCCGTCGAACAGTACCAGCTCCCAGACCGCCTCAATGTCGACGCGCCCACTCTCGTTCTGGCCGGTACCGACGGGCCGGACTTCCTCCGACAGAGCGCTCGGTCCGTTCACGAGGCACTGCCACGGAGTCGATTCGTCGAGTTCGAGGGCGTCAGCCACAGCGGTCCCGCCGAGGCACCTGCACTGATCGCGGCGGAAGTCGACACGTTCCTGCAGAACTAG
- a CDS encoding UMP kinase has translation MKVVVSIGGSVLAPDLDADRVADYADAIQSLDAQGHTLGTVVGGGPTARDYIGSARDLGANEIELDQLGIAVTRLNGRLLIAALDDRAAPTPAESYDEGREAIRRGDIPVLGGIVAAQTTDAVAAAFAEYVGADLLVYATSVPGVYDADPNEDGDATRFDVLGADELVDVIADIEMDAGSSAPVDLLAAKIIQRSGIRTIVLDGADPARVVRAVEDGEFEGSEILPEA, from the coding sequence ATGAAAGTCGTCGTTTCCATTGGCGGAAGCGTACTGGCCCCGGACCTCGATGCGGACCGGGTCGCCGACTACGCCGACGCCATCCAGTCGCTCGATGCACAGGGGCATACACTCGGAACCGTCGTCGGCGGCGGGCCGACCGCACGTGACTACATCGGCAGCGCCCGCGACCTTGGCGCCAACGAGATCGAACTCGACCAGCTCGGCATCGCCGTCACGCGGCTGAACGGCCGCCTGCTCATCGCCGCCCTGGACGACCGCGCGGCACCGACACCCGCGGAGAGCTACGACGAGGGGCGAGAAGCCATCCGTCGCGGGGACATCCCTGTTCTCGGGGGGATCGTCGCCGCACAGACCACCGACGCCGTGGCGGCCGCATTCGCGGAGTACGTCGGCGCTGACCTGCTCGTCTATGCTACGTCTGTTCCGGGCGTTTACGACGCCGACCCGAACGAGGACGGCGACGCGACGCGGTTCGACGTACTCGGCGCTGACGAACTCGTCGATGTGATCGCCGACATCGAAATGGATGCCGGTAGCAGCGCACCGGTCGACCTGCTCGCCGCGAAAATCATCCAGCGGTCCGGTATCCGGACGATAGTGCTCGACGGCGCTGACCCAGCCCGCGTCGTGCGCGCGGTCGAAGACGGCGAGTTCGAAGGGTCTGAGATCCTCCCGGAGGCATAG
- a CDS encoding metalloprotease, whose product MVSTLTWVLAGLVAYTLLAMALRTRGVVPEYIRFSGPITTIHTQKGKAVLDWLARPKRFWRAWGNLGVGFGLVVMVGSFLLVALGAYQALVNPQPSALNEPRNALAIPGVNDFLPLSVAPEIVLGLLLGLVVHEGGHGLFCRVEDISIESMGLALLAIIPIGAFVEPDEDELLRTDRGSQTRMYTAGVTNNFALAIITLLLLFGPVAGAISVVDGVPVGSPISGTPAADSDIKSGDVITAVNGQSVENQQELESVLSESDAQTVEVARKDAEPVTVERSVVVSAALQSAPLGTGETIVSVNGTAVATRSEFEQAARTHPVATLETESGETVTTPLGAYVLVAEDGPLAGDGAPSGEGMIITAVNGERTHSGAALMQALEGREPGDKVTVTGYVDDSRETYELTMAESEQVDNGIIGVGIQQGISGIQVSDFGIDAYPAAAFLEFIGGSPDTPTSVSEFSFAQRIFSTLLLPFIGVAGGFGYNFAGFTGIATNFYTVQGPLGALGATPVFLLANVLFWTGWINLVIGQFNLIPTFPLDGGHILRASTESFVSRLPVSDGRRVTTAVSIAITVSMISGLLLMVFGPRLLT is encoded by the coding sequence ATGGTGAGTACGTTGACGTGGGTCCTCGCGGGCCTTGTCGCCTACACCCTCCTCGCGATGGCGCTACGGACTCGCGGCGTTGTACCCGAGTATATCCGTTTTAGCGGCCCGATTACGACGATCCACACGCAGAAGGGCAAGGCAGTTCTCGACTGGCTCGCGCGGCCAAAGCGGTTCTGGCGCGCCTGGGGGAACCTCGGCGTCGGGTTCGGCCTCGTCGTGATGGTCGGCTCGTTTCTCCTCGTTGCGCTCGGAGCCTACCAGGCGCTCGTCAACCCACAGCCCTCGGCACTGAACGAGCCACGAAACGCGCTGGCGATTCCCGGCGTGAACGACTTCCTCCCGCTGTCGGTCGCACCCGAAATCGTGCTCGGGCTATTGCTCGGCCTCGTCGTCCACGAGGGCGGCCACGGACTGTTCTGTCGGGTCGAGGACATCAGCATCGAGTCGATGGGGCTTGCCCTGCTGGCGATTATTCCGATCGGGGCGTTCGTCGAACCCGACGAAGACGAACTCCTCCGTACCGACCGCGGCTCACAAACCCGGATGTACACGGCCGGCGTGACCAACAACTTCGCGCTCGCTATCATCACGCTCCTGCTGCTGTTCGGACCAGTTGCCGGTGCTATCTCTGTCGTCGATGGCGTTCCGGTCGGAAGCCCAATCAGTGGAACCCCCGCCGCTGATTCGGACATCAAGTCAGGTGACGTTATCACAGCGGTCAACGGCCAGTCTGTCGAAAACCAGCAGGAACTCGAATCGGTGCTCAGCGAAAGCGATGCACAGACTGTCGAAGTGGCCCGAAAAGATGCCGAACCCGTCACCGTCGAACGCTCCGTTGTCGTCTCCGCGGCGCTTCAGAGTGCGCCACTCGGAACTGGTGAGACAATTGTCTCTGTCAACGGGACCGCAGTGGCGACCCGCAGTGAGTTCGAGCAGGCGGCCCGAACCCATCCCGTCGCGACGCTCGAAACTGAGTCCGGGGAGACGGTCACGACCCCGCTCGGCGCGTACGTGCTGGTCGCTGAAGACGGCCCGCTCGCCGGGGACGGAGCGCCAAGCGGCGAAGGGATGATCATCACCGCGGTCAACGGGGAGCGCACGCACAGCGGGGCCGCATTGATGCAGGCGCTTGAAGGGAGAGAGCCCGGTGACAAAGTGACAGTCACCGGCTACGTCGACGACTCGCGGGAAACCTACGAGCTAACGATGGCCGAGAGCGAACAGGTCGACAACGGCATCATCGGTGTCGGCATCCAGCAGGGTATCAGCGGCATCCAGGTCAGTGACTTCGGCATCGACGCCTACCCCGCGGCGGCATTTCTTGAATTCATCGGCGGCTCGCCTGACACACCGACATCGGTCTCCGAGTTCTCGTTCGCACAGCGGATATTCAGCACGCTCTTGCTTCCGTTCATCGGCGTCGCTGGCGGCTTCGGCTACAACTTTGCCGGCTTCACCGGAATCGCGACGAACTTCTACACCGTTCAGGGCCCGCTCGGGGCGCTCGGGGCGACGCCGGTGTTCCTGCTCGCAAACGTCCTCTTCTGGACCGGCTGGATCAACCTCGTCATCGGCCAGTTCAATCTCATCCCAACGTTCCCGCTCGACGGGGGTCATATTCTTCGGGCGTCGACTGAATCGTTCGTCTCGCGGCTGCCAGTCTCGGACGGGCGGCGGGTGACGACGGCCGTCTCGATTGCCATCACGGTGTCGATGATCAGCGGCCTCCTGTTAATGGTGTTTGGCCCGCGGCTCCTGACCTGA
- a CDS encoding DNA-binding protein, whose protein sequence is MGLVAEFQIYCDALPLVSVAETVPEASITLSLQYNHGRRPLFLATVTGSSEQAVERALTDAYDVQEWTRIGTAGDTQRYQAVPALSFEAQLGDQIDDLDGLEALATADASIEQITVTADGWVQMGWFADRAAFTEFASFWQRNADFELERLTRDAEPKPPGNGLTDRQLEALRTAYEMGYFEIPRRAPLAAVAQELDISASSLSERLRRAQTQLIQETVATLWPPLPETQT, encoded by the coding sequence ATGGGGCTCGTTGCAGAGTTTCAGATATACTGCGATGCGTTGCCGCTCGTGTCGGTTGCAGAGACGGTTCCCGAAGCGTCGATTACCCTTTCCCTCCAGTACAACCACGGCCGTCGTCCGCTGTTTCTTGCCACGGTGACGGGTAGCTCCGAGCAAGCTGTCGAGCGGGCACTCACTGACGCCTACGACGTACAGGAGTGGACGCGCATCGGGACGGCAGGCGATACCCAGCGGTATCAGGCAGTGCCGGCGCTGAGCTTCGAGGCGCAACTCGGCGACCAAATTGACGACCTGGACGGGCTTGAAGCACTCGCCACAGCAGACGCTAGTATCGAGCAGATAACCGTGACTGCAGATGGGTGGGTGCAAATGGGCTGGTTCGCCGATCGAGCAGCGTTCACCGAGTTCGCCTCGTTCTGGCAGCGAAACGCGGACTTCGAACTGGAGCGGCTGACACGGGATGCGGAGCCGAAGCCGCCCGGTAACGGGCTCACTGACCGCCAACTCGAAGCGCTACGGACGGCATACGAAATGGGGTATTTCGAGATTCCGCGACGTGCACCACTGGCTGCCGTGGCACAGGAACTGGACATCTCTGCGTCGTCGCTCTCCGAACGACTGCGCCGAGCACAGACCCAGCTCATCCAGGAAACGGTCGCAACGCTGTGGCCGCCGCTTCCGGAAACCCAAACGTAG
- a CDS encoding thiamine-phosphate kinase, which translates to MDERAALADLADRLPDAGDDCAVVDDQVITTDMLHERTDFPAGTTRYTAGWRAVAASLSDVAAMGADATAAVAAYGAPTFEGDELGAFIDGAQDVCHAVGAEYVGGDLDSHDEFTVATTAIGSAAAPVRRSGATPGDAVCVTGTLGRSAAALELFDRGEAGRANDLFRFEPRVRAGVALRPHATAMMDSSDGLARSLHQLAEASGCGFAIEEPLPIDAQAGTLAETEQERREFGVFFGEDFELVCTLPESDVPEAKQAVPCPLHRIGTATERGVTLDGEPLPDQGYSH; encoded by the coding sequence ATGGACGAGCGGGCTGCACTCGCCGACCTCGCCGACCGGCTTCCCGACGCGGGCGACGACTGCGCCGTCGTGGACGACCAGGTCATCACGACCGACATGCTCCACGAGCGGACGGACTTCCCGGCGGGGACGACCCGCTACACGGCTGGCTGGCGAGCCGTCGCGGCCTCGCTGTCGGACGTGGCCGCCATGGGGGCCGACGCGACCGCCGCGGTGGCCGCGTACGGCGCGCCGACGTTCGAGGGGGACGAACTCGGCGCGTTCATCGACGGCGCACAGGACGTGTGTCACGCGGTCGGCGCAGAGTACGTCGGTGGCGACCTGGACAGCCACGACGAGTTTACCGTCGCGACGACAGCCATCGGCTCCGCGGCTGCCCCAGTCCGGCGCTCGGGCGCGACGCCGGGCGACGCGGTCTGTGTCACTGGCACGCTCGGTCGCTCAGCCGCCGCCCTCGAACTGTTCGACCGGGGCGAGGCTGGCCGGGCGAACGACCTCTTCCGGTTCGAGCCGCGCGTACGCGCTGGCGTCGCGCTCCGACCGCACGCCACGGCGATGATGGATTCGAGCGACGGGCTGGCCCGCTCGCTCCACCAGTTAGCCGAGGCCAGCGGCTGTGGCTTCGCTATCGAGGAGCCACTGCCGATAGACGCACAGGCCGGCACGCTCGCGGAAACTGAACAGGAGCGCAGGGAGTTCGGTGTGTTCTTCGGCGAGGACTTCGAGCTGGTGTGTACGCTGCCCGAGTCAGATGTTCCCGAGGCCAAACAGGCCGTGCCGTGCCCGCTTCACCGGATCGGTACGGCCACCGAGCGCGGCGTCACGCTCGACGGCGAGCCGCTTCCAGATCAAGGGTATTCACACTGA
- a CDS encoding arginine--tRNA ligase, with translation MFLQLRAEVEDALADALTTLDLPAEDLGIEEPPEDVDAVLASSVAFRLAGEVGTAPPNVAGDIAEAIDADSLTYVSDVTTQGPYVNFLPSETYFAETLQSVTESEFGRLPDRDTSVVVEHTSANPTGPVHVGRARNPIIGDAVARVLDYAGYDVDRHYYVNDAGRQIAVFTWAYETFDEDALPEPERDSPEYEMVRYYRKGNTVLEEGDPEEVEEAETEIQSILQGLEDGDEETYERVAEVVDTVLGGMQNTLGRLPAEFDEFVKETRFMRNGDTDDLVDRLKALDCAVYEEDAWQLDLPDFEKNLVFLRSDGTSLYTTRDLAHHEWKFDTYDRAVTVLGEDHKLQADQLSAALELLDNDTDQLRQVFYSWVNLPEGGMSTREGTGIDLDDLLDEAIDRAREEVEARLDDRTRGDLDEDDIDRIARQVGIGAVRYDIVSKQPTKGITFEWDRALDFEAQSAPYVQYVHARCCGILSDVEADIPDEPALDPLSDPEERDLLRELARFPAVIEAAADDLTPHTVATYTRDLAETFNAFYRECPVLDADPETRAARLALVDGTRTAIANALDALGVEAPTSM, from the coding sequence ATGTTCCTGCAGCTCCGTGCGGAGGTCGAGGACGCCCTCGCCGACGCACTCACAACCCTCGACCTGCCGGCTGAAGACCTCGGTATCGAGGAGCCACCGGAGGATGTCGACGCTGTGTTAGCGTCGAGCGTCGCCTTCCGGCTGGCCGGCGAGGTCGGTACCGCGCCGCCGAACGTCGCCGGCGACATCGCCGAGGCAATCGACGCCGACAGCCTCACCTACGTCAGCGACGTGACGACACAGGGACCATACGTCAACTTTCTCCCGAGCGAGACGTACTTCGCCGAGACCCTGCAGTCGGTCACGGAGAGCGAGTTCGGCCGGCTCCCCGACCGCGACACTAGCGTCGTCGTCGAACACACCTCCGCAAACCCGACCGGCCCGGTCCACGTCGGGCGAGCGCGTAACCCCATCATCGGTGACGCCGTCGCCCGGGTGCTCGATTACGCCGGCTACGACGTTGACCGACACTACTACGTCAACGACGCAGGTCGACAGATCGCGGTGTTCACCTGGGCCTACGAGACATTCGACGAGGACGCCCTGCCCGAACCCGAGCGCGACTCTCCGGAGTACGAGATGGTCCGGTACTATCGGAAGGGCAACACCGTCCTCGAAGAGGGGGACCCCGAAGAAGTCGAGGAAGCAGAGACCGAGATACAGTCAATTCTGCAGGGTCTCGAAGACGGCGACGAGGAGACGTACGAACGGGTCGCCGAGGTCGTCGACACTGTGTTAGGCGGGATGCAGAACACACTCGGTCGGCTCCCGGCAGAGTTCGACGAGTTCGTCAAGGAAACGCGGTTCATGCGAAACGGCGATACGGACGACCTGGTCGACCGCCTGAAAGCGCTCGACTGCGCCGTCTACGAGGAGGACGCATGGCAGCTAGACCTGCCGGACTTCGAGAAGAACCTCGTGTTCCTGCGTTCTGACGGCACCTCCCTGTATACGACCCGCGACCTAGCCCACCACGAGTGGAAGTTCGACACCTACGACCGCGCCGTGACAGTGCTCGGTGAAGACCACAAGCTGCAGGCCGACCAGCTCTCGGCAGCGCTCGAGCTGCTCGACAACGACACCGACCAGCTCCGGCAAGTGTTCTACTCCTGGGTGAACCTCCCGGAAGGCGGCATGAGCACGCGCGAGGGGACCGGTATCGACCTCGACGACCTGCTGGATGAGGCTATCGACCGCGCGCGCGAAGAGGTCGAAGCCAGACTCGACGACCGGACCCGCGGCGACCTCGACGAGGACGACATCGACCGCATCGCTCGCCAAGTCGGCATCGGCGCGGTGCGCTACGACATCGTCTCGAAACAGCCGACGAAGGGCATCACCTTCGAGTGGGACCGCGCGCTGGACTTCGAGGCCCAGTCCGCACCCTACGTTCAGTACGTCCACGCACGGTGCTGTGGCATTCTTTCGGACGTGGAGGCTGACATCCCCGACGAGCCCGCACTCGACCCGCTGTCGGACCCGGAAGAGCGGGACCTGCTTCGCGAGCTGGCCCGGTTCCCCGCTGTCATCGAGGCGGCCGCAGACGACTTGACGCCACACACCGTCGCGACCTACACTCGCGACCTCGCCGAGACGTTCAACGCCTTCTACCGGGAGTGCCCGGTCCTCGACGCCGACCCAGAGACCCGCGCTGCGCGGCTGGCGCTCGTCGACGGGACGCGAACCGCGATTGCGAACGCGCTTGACGCACTGGGCGTCGAAGCACCGACCTCGATGTAG
- a CDS encoding lysine--tRNA ligase, giving the protein MAEDPYEVGRGGSRAFWADSVADAIEARDPDDPIVIKGGVSPSGVPHIGHFNEIMRGYYVAEALRDRGHEVQQVFTADDKDRLRAVPRQLADLDWNVVGLGEVDAGALGRNLGKPYTDIPDPLGCCDSYGAHFTTLLRKSAELVGVDVEFVSNTELYADGEFEAVTRRVLERAGRAREVLAEYQNKVGDDYVPFLPQCAECGKLTEGVTAVDVDAGEIEYVCEDVEAGDQTIEGCGHEGTASLREGKLPWRFEWPAQWEILGVDFEPFGKDHAEGSWPSGEDVAENVLDIQPPVPMVYEWFTLDGEPLSSSSGNVITVDEVLDILEPEVFKYFFVKNPRKQRDFSVENVDQLVDEFDRFERRYFGETDGSDDELELAEQAYPMVVDEPQEQRVRIPYTFAAVLGMTDDPALREQIARKEGHIPDDAPEWAVEQALARVERAQEWASLTNNEFNYELKRAEMPDVSFDDETAAALDELADFIAEGHDGEAIQSEIYETAKRNDIDIGEFFSAGYRLLFDDTEGPQLGTFIAKLDREFVVERFRQNE; this is encoded by the coding sequence ATGGCGGAAGACCCCTACGAGGTTGGCCGGGGCGGTTCCCGTGCGTTCTGGGCCGATTCTGTCGCCGACGCCATCGAGGCGCGTGACCCCGACGACCCAATCGTCATCAAGGGCGGCGTCTCGCCGTCGGGTGTCCCCCACATCGGCCACTTCAACGAGATTATGCGGGGCTACTACGTCGCCGAGGCGCTGCGGGACCGCGGCCACGAGGTCCAGCAGGTGTTCACCGCCGACGACAAAGACCGCCTGCGTGCGGTCCCCCGACAGCTCGCCGACCTCGACTGGAACGTCGTCGGCCTCGGGGAGGTCGACGCCGGCGCGCTCGGGCGGAACCTCGGGAAGCCCTACACAGACATCCCGGACCCCCTCGGCTGCTGTGACTCCTACGGCGCGCACTTCACGACGCTCCTGCGAAAGAGCGCCGAACTGGTCGGCGTCGACGTGGAGTTCGTCTCGAACACGGAGCTGTACGCCGACGGCGAGTTCGAAGCAGTCACGCGCCGCGTGCTCGAACGCGCGGGCCGCGCCCGCGAGGTGCTCGCCGAGTATCAGAACAAGGTCGGCGACGACTACGTCCCGTTCCTGCCACAGTGTGCCGAATGCGGGAAGCTCACCGAGGGCGTCACCGCGGTCGACGTAGACGCGGGCGAAATCGAGTACGTCTGTGAAGACGTCGAGGCCGGCGACCAGACAATCGAGGGCTGTGGCCACGAAGGCACGGCCTCGCTCCGGGAGGGCAAGCTCCCGTGGCGGTTCGAGTGGCCCGCCCAGTGGGAGATTCTGGGCGTCGACTTCGAGCCGTTCGGCAAGGACCACGCCGAGGGGTCCTGGCCCTCCGGCGAAGATGTTGCCGAGAACGTACTTGACATCCAGCCGCCGGTCCCGATGGTGTACGAGTGGTTCACGCTCGACGGCGAGCCGCTCTCCTCGTCATCCGGCAACGTCATTACTGTCGACGAAGTGCTCGACATTCTTGAACCGGAGGTGTTCAAGTACTTCTTCGTCAAAAACCCGCGGAAGCAGCGGGACTTCTCCGTCGAGAACGTTGACCAGCTCGTCGACGAGTTCGACCGGTTTGAGCGGCGCTACTTCGGTGAGACAGACGGGAGTGATGACGAACTGGAACTCGCTGAGCAGGCCTACCCGATGGTCGTAGACGAACCGCAGGAACAGCGGGTGCGGATCCCCTACACGTTCGCGGCCGTGCTCGGGATGACGGATGACCCGGCGCTCCGGGAGCAGATCGCCCGGAAGGAAGGTCACATCCCGGACGACGCGCCAGAGTGGGCCGTCGAGCAGGCGCTTGCCCGCGTCGAACGCGCCCAGGAGTGGGCCAGCCTAACGAACAACGAATTCAACTACGAACTCAAGCGCGCCGAGATGCCCGACGTGTCATTCGACGACGAGACGGCGGCCGCGCTGGACGAACTGGCCGATTTCATCGCAGAGGGCCACGACGGAGAAGCGATTCAGTCGGAGATCTACGAGACGGCGAAGCGAAACGACATCGACATCGGTGAGTTCTTCTCGGCCGGCTACCGGCTGCTGTTCGACGACACCGAAGGCCCACAGCTCGGGACGTTCATCGCGAAACTGGACCGAGAGTTCGTCGTGGAACGGTTCCGTCAGAACGAGTGA
- a CDS encoding septum site-determining protein MinD, whose amino-acid sequence MAGYVCTIAGGKGGVGKTTTAVNLGAVLQEMDYDVAVVDADLGMANLGSMLSVEPEKSLHEILAGEAAVSEALTDAPGGLTVIPGEQSLEAFADADPAKLRKVIKTLRNAYDVVLIDTGAGLSHEVAVPLGLADGIVLVTTPDDVAVGDTVKTAQLANRIDGIVLGAIINRATRHTDVASIAEQMEFPLLAVIPDDPQATTEEPLVLNAPESTAADAYQRLTEALEGVFFRGESPEVDVETILDDEWFLDDTDDRSDVDDDEDSGGVFGLFN is encoded by the coding sequence ATGGCGGGGTACGTGTGTACGATTGCGGGCGGCAAGGGCGGCGTCGGGAAGACGACGACCGCGGTAAATCTCGGAGCTGTCCTTCAGGAGATGGACTACGATGTGGCTGTCGTCGACGCGGATCTGGGGATGGCGAACCTCGGCTCGATGCTCTCCGTGGAGCCGGAAAAGAGCCTCCACGAGATTCTGGCCGGCGAGGCTGCCGTGAGTGAGGCTCTGACCGATGCACCGGGTGGGCTCACGGTGATTCCGGGTGAACAGTCGCTCGAAGCGTTCGCGGACGCTGACCCCGCAAAGCTCCGGAAAGTCATCAAGACGCTCCGAAATGCCTACGACGTGGTGCTGATCGACACTGGGGCCGGACTGAGCCACGAAGTTGCCGTGCCGCTCGGGTTGGCCGACGGAATCGTCCTCGTCACGACTCCCGACGACGTTGCGGTGGGTGATACGGTCAAAACGGCCCAGCTAGCGAACCGAATCGACGGGATCGTCCTCGGTGCGATCATCAACCGTGCGACCCGCCACACTGATGTCGCGTCCATCGCCGAGCAGATGGAGTTCCCGCTGCTCGCGGTCATCCCGGACGACCCGCAAGCGACGACCGAAGAACCGCTTGTGCTCAACGCCCCCGAAAGCACGGCTGCAGACGCCTACCAGCGGCTGACCGAGGCGCTTGAGGGTGTGTTCTTCCGGGGCGAGAGTCCCGAAGTAGATGTCGAGACCATACTTGATGATGAGTGGTTCCTTGACGACACCGACGACCGCTCAGATGTCGACGACGACGAGGACTCGGGCGGCGTGTTTGGCCTGTTTAATTGA